Part of the Arthrobacter sp. MMS18-M83 genome is shown below.
GTCCCGGAAATTAGAGAACTGCTGGTTCTCTAAAAGCTACTCTCGCCGCTTGCGCTGCACAATGGCTGGAATCAAGGAAACGACGACGGCCCCGCACCTTGAGCGCAAGATGCGGGACCGCCGTCCTAAGGGCCTGGTGGTCTAGGCCAGGCGGGACTTCAGGCCTTCGAGTTCGGCCAACAGCGCAGCCGGCAGGGAATCGCCGAACTTTGCGTACCATTCCTCGATCGATGCCAGTTCGGTTTTCCACTCGGCGGGGTCGACGCGAACTGCGGCTTCCACCTCGGCGGGGGTCATGTCCAGGCCTTCGAGATCGATGGACTCGCCGGTCGGTACGAAGCCGATGGGAGTCTCGACCGCGTCGGCCTTGCCTTCGAGGCGTTCGATGGCCCACTTGAGGACACGGGCGTTGTCACCGAAGCCGGGCCATGCGAAGCCACCCTCGGCAGTACGGCGGAACCAGTTGACCAGGAAGATCTTGGGCAGTCGGTTTTGTCCAAGGGAGTTGGCCTTGGCGGACAGGTTCACCCAGTGGTTCAGGTAGTCACCTGCGTCGTAGCCGATGAACGGCAGCATGGCCATGGGGTCGCGACGCACGACGCCGACTGCACCGGCCGCAGCAGCGGTGGTCTCCGAGGACAGCGTGGAACCCATGAAGATGCCGTTGGACCAGTCGCGGGCCTCGGTAACCAGCGGGATGGTGGTCTTGCGGCGCCCGCCGAACAGAATCGCGGAGAGTTCCACACCTTCCGGGCTGAAGTACTCCTCGGCCAGCATGTCGATCTGGTCGATCGGCGTGCAGAAGCGGGAGTTCGGGTGTGCCGCAGGCTTGTCGGAGCCTGGGGTCCAAGAGTTGCCCTGCCAGTCAGTCAGGTGCGCCGGAGTTTTCTCCGTCATGCCCTCCCACCAAACACCGCCGTCGTCGGTCAAAGCAACATTGGTGAAGATGCTGTTGCCCTTGGCGATGGCGCGCATGGCGTTGGGGTTGGTGCCCCAACCGGTGCCGGGAGCGACGCCGAACAAGCCGGCCTCGGGGTTGACGGCACGGAGTTCACCTTCCTTGCCGAAGCGCATCCAGGTGATGTCGTCGCCGAGGGTCTCCACCTTCCAGCCCTTGATGGTGGGGTCGAGCAGCGCGAGGTTGGTCTTGCCGCAGGCGGAGGGGAACGCCGCAGAGATGTAGTAAGTCTTCTGCTCAGGCGAAGTCAGCTTCAAGATGAGCATGTGCTCGGCCAGCCAGCCTTCGTCGCGGGCCATGACGGACGCGATGCGCAAGGCGTAGCACTTCTTGCCAAGGAGGGCGTTGCCGCCGTAGCCCGAGCCGAAGGACCAGATGGAGCGTTCTTCCGGGAAGTGCACGATCCATTTGTCCGGGTTGCAAGGCCACGCAACGTCTGCCTGGCCGTCTTCCAGCGGAGCGCCCAGGGAGTGCAGTGCAGGGACAAAGAACGCGTCGGTCTGGGTGATACGTTCCAGGACGTCGGTGCCGATGCGGGCCATGATGCGCATCGAGGCAACAACGTAGGCGGAGTCGGTGATCTCGACGCCGAACTTGGGGTCTTCAGCATCCAGGTGGCCCATGACGAACGGAATGACGTACATCGTGCGGCCACGCATGGAGCCGGCGAAGAGGCCGCGCAGCTTCTGCTTCATCTCGGCCGGAGCCATCCAGTTGTTGGTGAAGCCGGCGTCGTGCTCCTTCTCGGAGCAGATGAAGGTCTGCTCTTCCACGCGGGCTACGTCCGCGGGGTCAGAGAATGCGGCGAAAGAGTTGGGGAAGAGCTCCTGGTTCAGCCTCTTCAGGGTGCCCGCCGCGACGAGTTCGTCGGTCAGCTTCTTGTTTTCAGCTTCGCTGCCGTCAACCCAGTGGATGCGGTCCGGCTGTGTCAGCTCGGCCACTTCCTCCACCCAGGCCAACAGGCGTGCATGCGTAGTAGGTGCCTTCTCAAGCAGCGGCAGTCGCGCCAGATCGCCCATCGTGGTTCCCTTCCTCGGGTTCAGTGGTGTGTCCTAAATGCTAGGGGTCGCGGAGTAGACCAATCTGGGTTCGGATGTGGGATCTCCTGACCATTTCGGAGCAAAACCCCTAAAAATCAAGGATCCGCGTCGGGGATTCCTCAATTTTAGTGACTAAGGTCACATAGACCGGTCTAGTTAGGCAGATTACACCACGTCGATTTGGCACGAACAGGGATCTCGCGTAAAGTTTATTGAGGTTCGAGGGGGGAACGAGTTTGAAAATCCCAAGAATCACCAAAATGCGCCCATAGCTCAGCTGGATAGAGCGTCTGTCTACGGAACAGAAGGCCGGGGGTTCGAATCCCTCTGGGCGCACAAAATGAAGACCCGCACCGGGAAC
Proteins encoded:
- a CDS encoding phosphoenolpyruvate carboxykinase (GTP) — translated: MGDLARLPLLEKAPTTHARLLAWVEEVAELTQPDRIHWVDGSEAENKKLTDELVAAGTLKRLNQELFPNSFAAFSDPADVARVEEQTFICSEKEHDAGFTNNWMAPAEMKQKLRGLFAGSMRGRTMYVIPFVMGHLDAEDPKFGVEITDSAYVVASMRIMARIGTDVLERITQTDAFFVPALHSLGAPLEDGQADVAWPCNPDKWIVHFPEERSIWSFGSGYGGNALLGKKCYALRIASVMARDEGWLAEHMLILKLTSPEQKTYYISAAFPSACGKTNLALLDPTIKGWKVETLGDDITWMRFGKEGELRAVNPEAGLFGVAPGTGWGTNPNAMRAIAKGNSIFTNVALTDDGGVWWEGMTEKTPAHLTDWQGNSWTPGSDKPAAHPNSRFCTPIDQIDMLAEEYFSPEGVELSAILFGGRRKTTIPLVTEARDWSNGIFMGSTLSSETTAAAAGAVGVVRRDPMAMLPFIGYDAGDYLNHWVNLSAKANSLGQNRLPKIFLVNWFRRTAEGGFAWPGFGDNARVLKWAIERLEGKADAVETPIGFVPTGESIDLEGLDMTPAEVEAAVRVDPAEWKTELASIEEWYAKFGDSLPAALLAELEGLKSRLA